The following are encoded together in the Pararhizobium qamdonense genome:
- the kaiB gene encoding circadian clock protein KaiB, whose protein sequence is MSGLDDEEQGLNDGLGVGGEAVDDGHYNLRLYVAGNTPKSAAALANLKQICEEHLAGRYRIEVIDLLENPQLAAGDQILAVPTLVRRLPPPLKRIIGNLSDSERVLVGLDLQPLT, encoded by the coding sequence ATGAGCGGGTTGGATGATGAAGAACAGGGCCTGAATGACGGTTTGGGAGTAGGCGGCGAGGCCGTTGACGACGGTCATTACAATTTGCGCCTTTACGTGGCTGGCAATACGCCCAAGTCCGCTGCGGCTTTGGCCAATCTTAAGCAGATTTGCGAGGAACATCTTGCCGGACGGTACCGGATCGAGGTCATCGACCTCCTGGAAAACCCGCAGCTTGCTGCCGGTGACCAAATCCTGGCGGTCCCTACCCTCGTGCGGCGTCTGCCGCCACCATTGAAACGCATCATCGGTAATCTTTCAGACTCCGAGCGCGTTCTCGTCGGCCTCGACCTGCAGCCGTTGACGTGA
- a CDS encoding circadian clock KaiB family protein, giving the protein MLRLYVTGTTARSVHAISNARRICDAHYTDDYELEVIDLYQHPEAAREHQIIAAPTLVKIMPGPIRRIIGDLSDEPRALEALGIVQRKSTNRTGKDD; this is encoded by the coding sequence GTGTTGAGACTTTACGTAACCGGAACGACCGCACGCTCCGTGCATGCAATTTCAAATGCCCGGCGCATCTGCGACGCGCATTACACGGATGACTATGAGCTTGAGGTGATCGACCTCTATCAGCATCCGGAGGCGGCAAGGGAGCATCAGATCATTGCCGCGCCGACGCTGGTGAAGATCATGCCCGGCCCTATCCGGCGCATTATCGGTGATCTGTCCGACGAGCCAAGGGCCCTCGAGGCGCTGGGCATCGTGCAGCGAAAGAGTACGAACAGGACCGGCAAAGATGATTGA
- a CDS encoding response regulator, translated as MIEDGSLSRETEALRERLREAEETLDAIRNGEVDAVVVAGDGGVPQVYTLETADQTYRILVEEMREGAVTLSADGTVLYSNRRFAELVGVNTSAIVGGLLSRYVSPNDIARLDAAAAQSGKGEFDLVSVNGLLVPVHFSFARLGGDERSPETFCCVVTDLTDQNRTGEELRSAHERLLLEVEERQRTEELLRHSLKMEAVGQLTGGVAHDFNNLLMAISGGLDMLKRTDDPVRRERIEIGMRQAVDRGAGLTRQLLTFSRRQAIDPEAIDIPRQIAGMRELLERSLRGDIQVVTDFAADLWPVYLDTNEFELVVMNLCINARDAMPNGGTITVSAKNKPSLKAGRFSGDFVQVIIADNGSGMTPEVLAHALEPFYTTKDVGKGSGLGLAQAYGFANSAGGKLDIKSEVGQGTSISLLFPRSDLSPNARTAKIGHAKTELDQGPGNGHVLLVEDDHEVAEFTAEMIRSSGYRVTRVASAQAALGALANGRNIDLVFSDIMMPGGMNGVDLAKEIRTRKYDVPVLLTSGYAAAFQAEAHALGVRILAKPYRMEELSAVLLELMQP; from the coding sequence ATGATTGAAGACGGCAGCCTTTCTCGCGAGACGGAGGCATTGCGCGAGCGCCTGAGGGAGGCGGAAGAAACACTCGATGCGATCCGCAATGGTGAGGTCGATGCAGTTGTCGTTGCCGGTGATGGTGGCGTGCCGCAGGTCTATACATTGGAGACCGCCGACCAGACCTACCGGATCCTTGTCGAGGAAATGCGCGAAGGTGCCGTGACCCTGTCGGCCGACGGGACTGTTCTCTACAGCAACAGGCGGTTTGCCGAACTCGTCGGCGTCAATACCAGCGCTATCGTTGGCGGCCTCCTGTCACGGTACGTGTCTCCAAACGACATCGCCCGGCTCGACGCGGCTGCGGCCCAGTCCGGCAAGGGTGAATTCGATCTGGTCTCGGTGAACGGCTTGCTTGTTCCTGTTCACTTCTCCTTCGCCAGGCTCGGTGGAGACGAACGGTCGCCTGAGACGTTCTGTTGCGTGGTGACGGATCTGACCGATCAGAACCGCACGGGAGAGGAACTGCGTTCCGCACATGAACGGCTGCTGTTGGAGGTGGAGGAGCGCCAGCGCACCGAGGAGCTTCTGCGCCACAGCTTGAAGATGGAAGCCGTTGGCCAGCTCACCGGTGGTGTTGCGCACGATTTCAACAATCTGCTGATGGCGATTTCCGGTGGTCTCGATATGCTGAAGCGAACCGACGATCCGGTTCGCCGCGAACGGATCGAGATCGGCATGCGCCAGGCCGTTGACCGGGGCGCCGGGCTGACCCGCCAGCTTCTGACGTTTTCCAGGCGCCAGGCCATCGATCCCGAAGCGATTGACATCCCCCGCCAGATTGCCGGAATGCGCGAGCTTTTGGAGCGGTCGCTGCGCGGCGACATCCAGGTGGTCACCGATTTCGCTGCCGACCTGTGGCCGGTCTATCTCGATACCAACGAGTTCGAGCTCGTGGTCATGAACCTGTGCATCAACGCCCGGGATGCCATGCCGAACGGCGGTACGATTACCGTTTCTGCAAAAAACAAACCTTCCCTAAAAGCCGGCCGGTTCTCCGGCGATTTCGTTCAGGTCATCATTGCCGATAATGGGTCCGGCATGACGCCTGAGGTTCTCGCGCATGCTCTAGAGCCGTTCTATACGACAAAGGATGTCGGCAAAGGTTCCGGGCTCGGATTGGCGCAGGCATATGGGTTTGCAAACTCGGCAGGTGGCAAGCTGGATATCAAGAGCGAGGTGGGACAGGGCACGAGTATTTCACTGCTGTTTCCCCGTTCCGACCTCTCGCCCAACGCCCGCACTGCCAAGATTGGCCATGCGAAAACGGAGCTGGATCAAGGGCCGGGCAACGGCCATGTGCTCCTCGTCGAGGACGATCATGAAGTGGCAGAATTCACCGCAGAGATGATCAGGAGTTCCGGATACCGGGTGACGCGCGTGGCCTCTGCCCAGGCAGCGCTTGGTGCCTTGGCCAATGGCCGCAACATCGATCTGGTCTTTTCCGATATCATGATGCCCGGCGGGATGAACGGCGTGGACCTCGCCAAGGAAATCCGCACGCGCAAATACGATGTCCCGGTTTTGCTGACCAGTGGATATGCCGCCGCATTCCAGGCCGAGGCCCATGCATTGGGCGTGCGGATATTGGCAAAGCCCTACAGGATGGAAGAGCTGTCTGCGGTACTGCTGGAACTGATGCAGCCATAG
- a CDS encoding AI-2E family transporter, whose product MHGAVPSQGSLANTALSGRTILILIGVAVILRVGQEIFVPLALSLLLTFTLAPIVSFLRKRYVPKIAAVILAVVSAFLVIAAFSFIVAGQVANLAENIPTYQRNIVGKVHALSQAGSGNGVLEHLSKVVERVGAEMQNRAVESQDAFAPEANIREPMPVEIITRSKPIETLVNVILPLISPFATAGLVIVLVIFMLLEREELRDRFIRLVGLGDLHRTTAALQDAGKRVGKYLLMQLVVNALYAIPITIGLWLLGIPNAVLWGLLTLVLRFVPYIGPVIGMILPLFLALAISPGWSLVAWVAGLFIVTELISNNVIEPWLYGSHTGLSPLAIIISAIFWSWLWGPLGLMLSTPLTVCLVVLGRYVPQFSFLDVLLGNEPVLQPQEKLYQRLLAGDPSEATDNAEEFLEDEYLIDYYEKVGLPALVLGETDRQRGVMSEQQIALVASSAQILIGNLAEIAEEEENEEDEDEADKPGDGGEAEKDLDLPDGKGRTIVCVGGRGALDDAAAWMMAQVIAVQGADVVTAEHTIFAGRNAISTEGADTVLVAFLNDNSKSHARQIVRRLKRAKPSLRVGIIMPMADGDERPRIEPEEINADFVSISLTEAVRNALGETDAVVLKSIARKLLKPRPRAGQAVDA is encoded by the coding sequence ATGCACGGCGCGGTTCCAAGCCAGGGGTCACTGGCCAACACTGCTTTGTCAGGTCGGACGATCCTGATCCTGATCGGCGTCGCCGTCATCCTGCGGGTGGGGCAGGAAATCTTCGTGCCGCTGGCGCTCTCACTCCTTTTGACCTTCACCCTTGCACCGATCGTCTCCTTCCTGCGCAAGCGGTATGTGCCGAAAATTGCCGCCGTGATCCTGGCGGTCGTCTCCGCGTTTCTGGTGATTGCTGCCTTCAGCTTCATTGTCGCCGGGCAGGTTGCCAATCTGGCGGAGAATATTCCGACCTATCAGCGCAACATCGTTGGAAAGGTCCATGCCCTCAGTCAGGCGGGATCCGGCAATGGTGTGCTCGAACACCTGAGCAAGGTCGTCGAGCGGGTCGGAGCTGAGATGCAGAACCGCGCGGTGGAAAGCCAGGACGCGTTTGCACCGGAGGCGAACATCCGCGAACCGATGCCGGTCGAGATCATCACGCGCTCCAAGCCGATCGAAACCCTGGTGAACGTCATCCTGCCCCTCATCAGTCCGTTCGCGACTGCGGGCCTGGTCATCGTTCTGGTGATTTTCATGCTGCTGGAACGCGAAGAGTTGCGCGACCGCTTCATCCGCCTGGTCGGGCTTGGCGATCTTCACCGCACCACGGCCGCCCTGCAGGACGCGGGGAAACGCGTCGGCAAGTACCTGTTGATGCAATTGGTGGTCAACGCTCTCTATGCCATTCCGATCACCATCGGGCTCTGGCTGCTGGGTATCCCAAACGCCGTGCTGTGGGGCCTGCTGACGCTGGTGCTGCGGTTCGTGCCTTATATCGGCCCGGTGATCGGCATGATCCTGCCGCTCTTCCTGGCTTTGGCGATTTCCCCTGGCTGGTCGCTTGTCGCCTGGGTCGCGGGATTGTTCATCGTCACCGAGCTGATCAGCAATAATGTCATCGAACCATGGCTCTATGGCAGCCATACCGGCCTGTCTCCACTCGCCATCATCATCTCAGCCATTTTCTGGTCTTGGCTATGGGGGCCGCTCGGGTTGATGCTCTCGACACCCCTAACGGTCTGCCTGGTGGTCCTTGGACGATATGTTCCGCAGTTCAGCTTCCTCGACGTTCTGCTGGGCAACGAGCCTGTGCTCCAGCCCCAGGAAAAACTCTATCAGCGCCTGCTTGCCGGCGATCCCAGCGAAGCCACCGATAATGCGGAGGAGTTTCTCGAGGATGAGTATCTGATCGACTATTACGAAAAGGTCGGCTTGCCGGCGCTGGTGCTGGGCGAGACGGATCGTCAAAGAGGCGTCATGTCCGAACAGCAGATCGCACTGGTCGCTTCAAGCGCGCAGATCCTCATCGGCAATCTCGCCGAGATCGCCGAGGAAGAGGAAAACGAAGAGGATGAGGATGAGGCGGATAAGCCGGGTGATGGCGGCGAGGCCGAAAAAGACCTCGACCTTCCCGATGGAAAAGGACGCACAATCGTCTGCGTGGGGGGCAGAGGTGCGCTCGATGACGCTGCCGCATGGATGATGGCGCAGGTCATCGCCGTTCAAGGTGCAGACGTGGTGACCGCGGAACACACCATCTTTGCGGGCCGCAACGCGATATCCACGGAAGGCGCTGACACGGTTCTTGTGGCTTTCCTCAACGACAATTCCAAATCACACGCGCGTCAGATCGTCCGGCGCCTGAAGCGCGCCAAACCGTCTTTGCGCGTGGGCATCATCATGCCAATGGCAGACGGTGATGAGCGGCCACGTATCGAACCTGAGGAGATCAATGCAGACTTTGTGTCCATCAGCTTGACGGAAGCTGTTCGCAATGCGCTTGGTGAGACCGATGCCGTGGTTTTGAAAAGCATCGCGCGAAAGCTGTTAAAACCACGCCCGCGGGCTGGTCAGGCTGTGGATGCGTAA
- a CDS encoding YlcI/YnfO family protein, with the protein MKIPITVRIDPDLLDAVRDCAVRENRNLTNFIETALRDRIGANIALAPHTRPKTMAGSTEGR; encoded by the coding sequence ATGAAAATCCCCATCACAGTGCGTATCGATCCGGATCTCTTGGATGCCGTTCGCGATTGTGCGGTTCGAGAAAATCGCAATCTGACCAATTTTATCGAGACAGCGCTTCGAGACCGCATCGGAGCCAATATTGCGCTTGCGCCCCATACCCGGCCCAAGACGATGGCCGGATCGACGGAAGGACGATAA
- a CDS encoding GntR family transcriptional regulator has protein sequence MKTAAAPAEDQIDVSTDYIRDSIRDAIVDRRLAPGTKLSEADVGALFNVSRTLVRGALQALSYEGLVNVEKNRGAFVAYPSPEEARQIFATRRMIEPGILREAAKHMGPSHFQHLRQVLLEEGRLMNERGQTARRAEIKASGDFHLMLASMTGNAVMQRFMDELVARSSLVIALYGQSAISSCGHQEHQDIVTAIERGDLDSACHQMIHHIDHIEADLDMRENKGHNLREAFRL, from the coding sequence ATGAAAACCGCAGCAGCGCCCGCCGAAGACCAGATCGACGTCAGCACCGATTATATCCGGGATTCCATTCGTGATGCGATCGTCGATCGCCGGCTTGCCCCCGGCACCAAGCTGTCGGAGGCCGATGTCGGCGCGCTGTTCAATGTCAGCCGCACGCTGGTGCGCGGCGCTCTGCAGGCTCTGTCCTATGAAGGCCTCGTCAATGTCGAAAAGAACCGCGGCGCCTTCGTTGCCTATCCCTCGCCGGAGGAGGCCCGCCAGATCTTCGCCACCCGCCGGATGATCGAGCCGGGCATTTTGCGCGAGGCCGCCAAGCATATGGGGCCGTCGCATTTCCAGCATTTGCGGCAGGTGCTTTTGGAAGAGGGCCGCCTGATGAACGAGCGCGGCCAGACGGCACGGCGCGCTGAGATCAAGGCGTCGGGCGATTTCCATCTGATGCTGGCATCGATGACCGGCAATGCCGTCATGCAGCGCTTTATGGATGAGCTCGTCGCCCGCTCCTCGCTGGTCATCGCCCTTTATGGTCAATCGGCCATTTCAAGCTGCGGCCACCAGGAACATCAGGACATCGTCACCGCCATCGAACGCGGCGATCTCGACAGCGCCTGCCATCAGATGATCCATCATATCGACCATATCGAAGCCGATCTCGACATGCGGGAAAACAAGGGACACAACCTGCGCGAAGCATTCCGGCTATAG
- a CDS encoding pyridoxamine 5'-phosphate oxidase family protein, which translates to MTQTIDDVTRAYDLMEKIMFCMLATRDDSDIRARPMAAHVERMENAIYFLTDAESHKDEEIEKFPDVCLAFADSKGQKYVSVSGKATVSNDREKIRELFSTPSKAWWDDADDPSIRVLKIDPSSAEYWDSPGTVVSYIKMFAAAVSDSRPDMGKNAKVDL; encoded by the coding sequence ATGACCCAGACGATAGATGACGTGACGCGGGCCTATGACCTGATGGAAAAGATCATGTTCTGCATGCTTGCGACGCGGGATGACAGCGACATCCGCGCCAGGCCAATGGCGGCCCATGTTGAGCGCATGGAAAACGCGATTTATTTCCTTACCGACGCTGAAAGTCACAAGGACGAGGAGATCGAGAAGTTTCCGGACGTGTGTCTGGCTTTCGCGGATTCCAAGGGCCAAAAATACGTGTCGGTCTCCGGCAAAGCCACGGTTTCCAATGATCGCGAAAAGATCCGGGAGCTGTTTTCCACCCCATCGAAAGCCTGGTGGGACGATGCTGACGACCCGTCGATCCGCGTGCTCAAGATCGATCCTTCGTCCGCCGAATACTGGGATAGCCCCGGCACGGTGGTCAGCTATATCAAGATGTTTGCTGCCGCAGTGAGCGACAGCAGGCCGGACATGGGTAAAAACGCGAAGGTTGACCTGTAA
- a CDS encoding ABC transporter ATP-binding protein, which yields MSKAAEIDIVSVSKVYGSTTAVHAISLKIPSGSYCCFLGPSGCGKTSTLRMIAGHESISSGDIRLGNVVVTDFPPAKRGTAMMFQSYALFPHLDLIDNVAFSLKMKGVDKQERRAKALDMLKLMQMEPYANRRPAQLSGGQQQRVALARALITDPEALLLDEPLSALDPFLKIRMRAELKKLQKSLGITFVHVTHSQEEAMALADIIVIMNDGRIEQAAHPRDVFERPATAFVARFMGDHNVLTGRVIGSGEGRVTLEVAEGQTFTVAGPDQEPGAPIDIGVRTDRVRLAAPSEKTLGFNGVVSNVEYRGASVKITVTGAGSDDFTVITTDADYFEKPVSVGDAVPLSWGLEDAVLLGRIAA from the coding sequence ATGTCCAAAGCGGCTGAAATCGATATCGTATCCGTTTCCAAGGTTTATGGCAGCACGACCGCCGTCCATGCCATCAGCCTGAAAATACCTTCCGGCAGCTATTGCTGTTTCCTCGGCCCTTCCGGCTGCGGCAAGACCTCGACGCTGAGGATGATTGCCGGTCACGAAAGCATTTCGTCGGGCGATATCCGGCTCGGCAATGTTGTGGTCACCGACTTTCCGCCGGCCAAGCGCGGCACGGCGATGATGTTTCAGTCCTATGCGCTGTTTCCCCATCTCGATCTCATCGACAATGTCGCCTTCAGCCTGAAGATGAAGGGCGTTGATAAGCAGGAACGCCGCGCCAAGGCGCTCGATATGCTGAAACTGATGCAGATGGAGCCCTATGCCAATCGGCGCCCGGCCCAGCTTTCCGGAGGCCAGCAGCAGCGCGTGGCGCTGGCCCGCGCTCTGATCACCGATCCGGAAGCGCTTCTCCTCGACGAGCCGCTGTCGGCGCTCGATCCGTTTTTGAAGATCCGCATGCGCGCCGAACTGAAGAAGCTGCAGAAAAGCCTCGGCATCACCTTCGTGCATGTGACCCACAGCCAGGAAGAGGCCATGGCGCTGGCCGATATCATCGTCATCATGAATGACGGCCGCATCGAGCAGGCAGCGCATCCGCGCGACGTCTTCGAGCGCCCGGCGACGGCTTTCGTTGCCCGGTTCATGGGCGATCACAACGTTCTGACCGGCCGCGTCATCGGCAGCGGCGAGGGCAGGGTGACGCTGGAAGTGGCGGAGGGCCAGACATTCACCGTGGCCGGTCCCGATCAGGAGCCGGGCGCTCCGATCGATATCGGCGTGCGCACCGACCGCGTCCGGCTGGCCGCGCCATCGGAGAAGACACTCGGCTTCAACGGCGTGGTCTCCAATGTCGAATACCGCGGCGCCTCGGTGAAAATCACCGTCACTGGGGCCGGCAGCGACGATTTCACCGTGATCACGACCGATGCCGATTATTTCGAGAAACCCGTATCGGTCGGCGATGCGGTGCCGCTCAGCTGGGGCCTCGAAGATGCCGTTCTTTTGGGCCGCATCGCCGCCTGA
- the kaiC gene encoding circadian clock protein KaiC, translating into MTSISPSLVAGTALPKAATGILGFDDVTLGGLPAQRPTLVCGGPGCGKTLFAMTVLVNGATMFDEPGVFMSFEEASEDLALNVQSLGYDLQSLMDAKKIVMDYVRVEKSEIEQSGDYDLDGLFIRLDHAIKSIGAKRVVLDTLEVLFAGLGNTDILRAELRRLFAWLKEQGVTAIITAERGEGSLTRYGLEEYISDCVILLDNRVEHQITTRRIRIVKYRGSAHGTNEYPFLIDDQGISVLPITSAGLAHSTNNDAVSTGIPGLDGMLGVGGFYRGSSVLISGTAGTGKTSIASSFVDAACRRGEKCLYFAFEESPAQIVRNMRSIGIDLEPWVDAGLLKFEAARPSLFGLEMHLARMHREIERFKPDAVVLDPISSLRGEQGEVHSALLRVIDLLKSNGTTAILTNLVSGQQVTDATDIGMSSLMDTWLSLVHVESNGERNRGLYVLKSRGMSHSNQIREYVLGTRGIHLINAYVGAGGVLTGSSRLAQEAADAVEETRREQENTRRRRDIERRRETIERQIADLRSALEAEEEEVNRVLEQDAARETSFAKNRDAMAARRGAAE; encoded by the coding sequence ATGACATCCATCTCTCCCTCCCTCGTGGCAGGAACGGCGCTTCCGAAAGCCGCAACCGGGATCCTAGGCTTCGACGACGTTACGCTGGGCGGTCTTCCCGCCCAACGGCCGACCCTCGTCTGCGGCGGGCCGGGCTGTGGCAAGACCCTGTTTGCCATGACGGTTCTCGTCAATGGCGCGACGATGTTTGACGAGCCGGGCGTGTTCATGAGCTTCGAGGAAGCCAGCGAGGATCTGGCCTTGAATGTCCAGTCGCTGGGCTATGATCTGCAGAGCCTGATGGATGCCAAGAAGATCGTGATGGACTATGTCCGGGTGGAGAAGAGCGAGATAGAGCAGTCGGGAGATTATGATCTCGACGGATTGTTCATCCGGCTCGATCACGCGATCAAGAGCATCGGCGCCAAGCGGGTCGTTCTGGACACGCTTGAGGTCCTGTTTGCCGGTCTTGGCAATACGGATATTCTTCGCGCTGAACTGAGGCGCCTGTTTGCCTGGCTGAAGGAACAGGGCGTCACTGCGATCATCACGGCGGAGCGGGGCGAAGGGTCCCTCACCCGTTACGGGCTGGAGGAATATATTTCTGACTGTGTGATCCTGCTCGACAATCGCGTCGAGCATCAGATCACCACGCGTCGCATCCGCATCGTCAAATATCGCGGCTCTGCGCATGGCACCAACGAGTATCCGTTTCTCATCGACGATCAGGGCATCTCCGTTTTGCCGATCACCTCGGCCGGGCTTGCCCATTCGACCAATAACGACGCGGTATCGACCGGGATCCCCGGCCTTGATGGCATGTTGGGCGTCGGTGGATTTTATCGCGGCTCCAGCGTCCTCATCTCGGGGACGGCAGGGACCGGAAAAACCAGCATCGCCAGCAGCTTCGTCGATGCTGCCTGCCGGCGCGGTGAAAAGTGTCTGTATTTTGCCTTTGAAGAATCGCCAGCGCAGATCGTCCGCAACATGCGATCGATCGGCATCGATCTTGAGCCATGGGTCGATGCCGGCCTGTTGAAGTTCGAGGCCGCACGCCCGAGCCTGTTCGGGCTTGAGATGCACCTGGCCCGCATGCACCGCGAAATCGAACGGTTCAAACCGGACGCCGTTGTGCTCGATCCGATCTCGTCGTTGCGCGGGGAACAGGGCGAAGTCCACTCGGCCTTGCTCCGCGTCATCGACCTTCTCAAAAGCAACGGGACGACCGCAATTTTGACCAATCTCGTCTCCGGCCAACAGGTGACCGACGCCACGGATATCGGCATGTCGTCGCTGATGGATACGTGGCTTTCGCTTGTACATGTCGAATCGAACGGCGAGCGCAACCGGGGTCTCTACGTTTTGAAATCCCGTGGTATGAGCCACTCCAACCAAATCCGCGAATATGTTCTGGGCACCCGTGGTATCCATCTCATCAATGCCTATGTCGGCGCCGGCGGGGTGCTGACGGGGTCTTCGCGCTTGGCACAGGAAGCGGCGGACGCGGTGGAAGAAACGCGCCGGGAACAGGAGAACACGCGGCGCCGGCGTGATATCGAGCGGCGGCGCGAAACGATCGAGCGCCAGATCGCCGACCTTAGATCTGCACTCGAGGCGGAGGAGGAGGAGGTCAACCGGGTACTCGAACAGGATGCCGCGCGCGAGACGTCCTTTGCCAAGAACAGGGACGCGATGGCCGCGCGCCGGGGAGCTGCGGAATGA
- a CDS encoding ABC transporter substrate-binding protein has protein sequence MTNETKTSKGISRRGLLKTGAAATGAMIGSGLITGFPTIWAQNPITLRQFGTGVSNINAIAEKCKADLGITLEMTATDSDAAAQRAVTQPDSYDIADIEYWILKKVFPAGVIQPMDVKKLKYYDKIVPLFKTGKLKPDSVIAQGTAPHTVGYVEKAGDKTFAKGETELFTMVPTIYNADTLGIRPDLVGRDITSWADIMDPAFKGKTSILNIPSIGIMDAAMIMEALGNIKYADKGNMTKEEIDATIDFLIKAKQDGQFRAFWKSFDESVNLMASGEVVIQSMWSPAVAAVRSKGIACKYQPLKEGYRSWGGGLGLAAHLEGAQLDAAYEYINWYTSGWVGGYLNRQGYYSAAMDTAKEFMTADEWGYWIEGKAATGDIMSPEGKIMEKAGAIRDGGSFEERMGKVACWNSVMDEDRYMVRRWNEFIAA, from the coding sequence ATGACCAATGAAACCAAGACATCTAAGGGAATTTCAAGGCGCGGCCTGCTGAAAACCGGTGCCGCCGCGACCGGCGCCATGATCGGCTCCGGCCTCATCACCGGTTTCCCGACCATCTGGGCGCAGAACCCGATCACGCTGCGCCAGTTCGGCACCGGCGTCTCCAACATCAATGCCATCGCAGAAAAGTGCAAGGCCGATCTCGGCATCACGCTCGAGATGACGGCGACGGACAGCGACGCTGCCGCCCAGCGCGCCGTTACCCAGCCGGACAGCTACGATATTGCCGATATCGAATACTGGATCCTCAAGAAGGTCTTCCCGGCCGGCGTCATCCAGCCGATGGATGTCAAGAAGCTGAAATATTACGACAAGATCGTGCCACTGTTCAAAACCGGCAAGCTCAAGCCCGACAGCGTCATCGCCCAGGGCACCGCGCCGCATACGGTCGGCTATGTCGAAAAAGCCGGCGACAAGACATTCGCCAAGGGCGAAACCGAACTCTTTACCATGGTTCCGACCATCTATAACGCCGATACGCTGGGCATCCGCCCGGATCTCGTCGGCCGCGACATCACGTCTTGGGCCGATATCATGGACCCGGCCTTCAAGGGCAAGACCTCGATCCTCAACATCCCGTCGATCGGCATCATGGATGCGGCGATGATCATGGAAGCACTCGGCAATATCAAATATGCCGACAAGGGCAACATGACCAAGGAAGAGATCGACGCGACGATCGACTTCCTGATCAAGGCCAAGCAGGACGGCCAGTTCCGCGCCTTCTGGAAGTCGTTCGACGAGAGCGTCAACCTGATGGCGTCCGGCGAGGTGGTCATCCAGTCAATGTGGTCGCCGGCCGTTGCCGCCGTCCGCTCCAAGGGGATCGCCTGCAAATATCAGCCGCTCAAGGAAGGCTATCGCTCATGGGGCGGCGGTCTCGGCCTTGCCGCGCATCTGGAAGGTGCGCAGCTCGACGCGGCCTATGAGTATATCAACTGGTACACGTCCGGCTGGGTCGGCGGTTATCTCAACCGCCAGGGCTACTATTCCGCCGCCATGGACACCGCCAAGGAATTCATGACCGCCGACGAATGGGGTTACTGGATCGAAGGCAAGGCCGCGACCGGCGACATCATGTCTCCGGAAGGCAAGATCATGGAAAAAGCCGGCGCCATCCGCGATGGCGGTTCGTTCGAAGAACGCATGGGCAAGGTCGCCTGCTGGAACTCGGTCATGGACGAGGACCGCTACATGGTACGGCGCTGGAACGAGTTCATCGCTGCTTGA
- a CDS encoding ABC transporter permease, producing MSERIGRAAATLASYLQAVPLALILGFFFLLPILMIAVVSFWDYDFAGLYPDFLTMNYTDTLGSWVTWKTYLNTLKYTVLVWGLTLLIGFWVAYFLAFHIRTTTMQMVLFLICTVPFLTSNIIRMISWIPVLGRNGLVNTTLIEMGIIPSPIEWLLYSDFAVILAMVHLNTLFMVTPIFNTLMRIDRSLIEAARDAGANGWQILWNVIIPLAKPGIAIGSIFVVTLVMADFSTVQVMSGGQSASVALMMKNQMSLLQYPAAAANAVVLLIVVLLMVAAILRVVDIRKEL from the coding sequence CTGTCTGAGCGTATTGGCAGGGCTGCGGCCACACTCGCCTCCTACCTGCAGGCGGTGCCCTTGGCGTTGATCCTCGGCTTCTTCTTCCTGCTGCCGATCCTGATGATCGCCGTCGTCAGTTTCTGGGACTATGACTTTGCCGGGCTCTATCCCGATTTCCTGACCATGAACTATACCGACACGCTCGGCTCCTGGGTCACCTGGAAGACCTATCTGAACACGCTGAAATATACGGTGCTGGTCTGGGGGCTAACGCTGCTGATCGGTTTCTGGGTTGCCTATTTCCTCGCCTTCCACATCCGCACGACGACCATGCAGATGGTGCTGTTCCTGATCTGCACCGTGCCGTTCCTGACATCGAACATCATCCGGATGATCTCCTGGATCCCGGTGCTTGGCCGCAATGGTCTGGTCAATACAACCCTGATCGAAATGGGCATCATCCCGAGCCCGATCGAGTGGCTGCTCTATTCCGATTTCGCCGTGATACTGGCCATGGTGCATCTGAACACGCTGTTCATGGTGACGCCGATCTTCAATACGCTGATGCGCATCGATCGCTCGCTGATCGAAGCAGCCCGCGATGCCGGCGCCAATGGCTGGCAGATCCTCTGGAACGTCATCATCCCGCTGGCAAAACCGGGCATCGCCATCGGCTCGATCTTCGTGGTGACGCTCGTTATGGCGGATTTCTCCACAGTGCAAGTCATGTCCGGCGGGCAGAGCGCGTCGGTGGCGCTGATGATGAAGAACCAGATGTCTCTGCTGCAATATCCAGCGGCCGCCGCCAATGCCGTCGTGCTTCTGATCGTCGTACTCCTGATGGTCGCCGCCATCCTGCGCGTCGTCGATATCCGCAAGGAGCTTTAA